One window of Anas platyrhynchos isolate ZD024472 breed Pekin duck chromosome 11, IASCAAS_PekinDuck_T2T, whole genome shotgun sequence genomic DNA carries:
- the SNAPC5 gene encoding snRNA-activating protein complex subunit 5 codes for MLSRLQELRKEEETLLRVKAALHDQLTRLKVEELALQSMIRSREEDAAVPAAAAAESQETLGQMDNEAAINQTELQLSLQDHEEEEEEEEESDS; via the exons ATGCTGAGCCGCCTGCAGGAGCTGCGCAAGGAGGAGGAGACGCTGCTGAGGGTGAAGGCGGCGCTGCACGACCAGCTCACCCGCCTCAAG gtggaggagctggcgctgcagtccatgatcaGGTCCCGGGAGGAGGATGCGGCCGTTCCGGCGGCAGCTGCTGCGGAGAGCCAGGAG ACTCTCGGGCAGATGGACAACGAGGCTGCTATCAATCAAACTGAATTACAGCTAAGTCTTCAAGATCacgaagaggaagaagaggaggaggaggaatcagattcttga
- the RPL4 gene encoding large ribosomal subunit protein uL4 encodes MACARPLISVYSEKGEASGKNVTLPAVFRAPIRPDVVNFVHTNLRKNNRQPYAVSELAGHQTSAESWGTGRAVARIPRVRGGGTHRSGQGAFGNMCRGGRMFAPTKTWRRWHRRVNITQKRYAICSALAASALPALVMSKGHCIEEIPELPLVVEDKVESYKKTKEAVLLLKKLKAWNDIKKVYASQRMRAGKGKMRNRRRIQRRGPCIIYNEDNGIIKAFRNIPGITLLDVNKLNLLRLAPGGHVGRFCIWTESAFRKLDDLYGTWRKPATLKSDYNLPMHKMTNTDLGRILKSQEIQKALRPPKKKIHRRVLKKNPLKNLRVMIKLNPYAKTMRRNTILRHAQNHKLKQEKKAKAKVTAKAQVSVKAQTKGKAAGKAPAKEAAKAQAEA; translated from the exons ATG gcttGCGCTCGACCGTTAATATCTGTCTACTCCGAGAAGGGAGAAGCATCAGGGAAAAATGTCACCCTGCCTGCCGTGTTCAGGGCTCCCATTCGCCCTGATGTCGTGAACTTCGTTCACACCAATTTGCGCAAGAACAACAGGCAGCCCTATGCTGTCAGTGAACTTGCAG GTCATCAGACCAGTGCCGAGTCATGGGGCACTGGGAGAGCCGTCGCTCGTATTCCTCGAGTACGAGGTGGCGGAACTCACCGCTCTGGCCAAGGTGCTTTTGGGAAC ATGTGTCGTGGAGGCCGCATGTTCGCCCCAACCAAGACTTGGCGACGCTGGCACCGCAGAGTGAACATAACTCAGAAGCGTTACGCCATCTGCTCCGCACTGGCAGCGTCTGCTCTTCCAGCACTGGTCATGTCTAAAG GCCACTGCATTGAGGAGATTCCAGAACTTCCTCTGGTCGTTGAGGACAAAGTTGAGAGTTACAAGAAGACAAAGGAAGCTGTTCTTCTTCTGAAGAAGCTTAAAGCTTGGAATGACATCAAAAAG GTTTATGCCTCTCAGCGTATGCGGGCTGGAAAGGGTAAAATGAGGAATCGCCGTCGCATCCAGCGTCGGGGACCCTGCATCATTTACAATGAGGACAATGGGATCATTAAAGCTTTCCGGAATATCCCAG GAATTACTCTTCTGGATGTGAACAAGCTGAATCTGCTGAGACTTGCTCCTGGTGGCCACGTTGGGCGTTTCTGCATTTGGACTGAAAGTGCCTTCCGCAAGTTGGATGATTTGTATGGCACCTGGCGCAAACCTGCTACTCTGAAGAGCGACTATAA CCTGCCAATGCATAAGATGACCAATACGGACCTTGGAAGAATCCTGAAAAGCCAGGAAATCCAGAAGGCACTGCGTCCTCCAAA GAAGAAGATTCACCGCAGAGTCCTGAAGAAGAACCCACTGAAGAATCTGAGAGTGATGATCAAGCTGAACCCATACGCCAAAACCATGCGACGCAACACCATCCTGCGCCATGCTCAAAAT CACAAACTCAAGCAGGAGAAGAAAGCCAAGGCCAAGGTTACAGCTAAGGCCCAGGTCTCAGTTAAGGCCCAGACCAAAGGCAAGGCTGCAGGAAAAGCTCCAGCGAAGGAGGCAGCAAAGGCCCAGGCTGAAGCGTAA